The Cyprinus carpio isolate SPL01 chromosome B17, ASM1834038v1, whole genome shotgun sequence genome has a window encoding:
- the LOC109106887 gene encoding RNA transcription, translation and transport factor protein produces MFRRKLTALEYHNPTGFDCKDETEFRNVIVWLEDQKIRHYKIEDRGNLRNIPSSDWPKYFEKYLQDVNCPFSAQQRQETVDWLLGLAVRFEYGDNVEKYRNCKPVTEASDVQKSADPLINLDSNNPDFKAGVLGLANLLKIQRHDDYLVMLKAIRILIQDRLTPDAIAKASQAKEGLPVALDKHILGFDTGDATLNEAARVLRLLHIEELRELQTKINEAIVAVQAIIADPKTDHRLGKVGR; encoded by the exons ATGTTTCGTAGAAAGCTTACAGCTTTGGAATATCACAACCCAACTGGATTTGACTGTAAAG ATGAAACTGAATTCAGAAATGTCATAGTTTGGCTGGAAGATCAAAAAATCAGACACTACAAAATTGAAGACCGAGGAAATCTCAGGAATATTCCCAGCTCGGACTGGCctaaatattttgaaaag TACCTTCAGGATGTGAACTGTCCATTCAGCGCTCAGCAAAGACAGGAGACTGTTGACTGGCTGCTGGGTCTTGCTGTTCGTTTTGAGTATGGAGACAATG TGGAGAAATATCGAAACTGCAAACCTGTAACAGAGGCCAGTGATGTTCAAAAGTCTGCAGACCCGTTAATTAATCTGGACA GTAACAATCCAGATTTTAAGGCTGGTGTCTTGGGACTTGCTAATCTACTCAAAATCCAGCGACATGATGACTATTTGGTAATGCTTAAA GCCATTAGAATCCTGATACAGGACCGTCTGACCCCTGATGCTATTGCAAAGGCCAGTCAAGCAAAAGAG GGTTTACCAGTCGCTCTTGACAAGCATATTTTAGGATTTGATACCGGAG ACGCAACTCTGAACGAAGCAGCCAGGGTTCTTCGCTTGCTTCACATCGAGGAGCTCAGAGAGTTACAAACCAAGATCAACGAGGCCATCGTAGCAGTTCAGGCCATCATCGCCGACCCCAAGACAGATCACCGCCTCGGAAAGGTGGgcagataa